The Syntrophorhabdaceae bacterium genome includes the window AATGGCAATTACAAGAGAAGATGTCATACAATACATCGAGAACATGACAGTCCTTGAACTCTCGGAGTTCGTGAAAGCATTAGAAGACAAGTTCGGCGTACAGGCAGCAATGCCCATGATGGCCGCGGCCCCGGCAGCAGGAGGTGCAGCAGCGCCTGCGGCGGAGGCAGCAGAAGAGAAGACGGAGTTCAATGTAATACTCACAGGTTATGAAGCGGAGAAAAAGATCCAGGTTATCAAGGTTGTAAGGGCAATTACCAGCCTTGGGCTGAAAGAAGCGAAAGACCTTGTTGAGGGTGTCCCGAAACCTGTCAAGGAAAGCGTTTCAAAGGACGAGGCGGCAAATATCAAGAAACAGCTTGAAGAAGTGAGCGGACAGGTCAAGGTTGAATAAAAAAAGGAAGCAGGATCCGGGGACCAGCCTTCTGCAGGTCCCCGGATCCCCATCAAAAACCCCCTTTTTAAAGAGGTGAACGACATTAT containing:
- the rplL gene encoding 50S ribosomal protein L7/L12, coding for MAITREDVIQYIENMTVLELSEFVKALEDKFGVQAAMPMMAAAPAAGGAAAPAAEAAEEKTEFNVILTGYEAEKKIQVIKVVRAITSLGLKEAKDLVEGVPKPVKESVSKDEAANIKKQLEEVSGQVKVE